CTGTGCTCTGTGTGCAGTTTTCAAAGCCTGGTGCTCTCCATCCTGCCAGGAAGGGCTCAGATTTGCAAACAAACTCTCTTTATTGCAGCTCAGCTGGCACCAGATACGGTCTGTGtgcttgcttttatttagaGGGAAAAGGGAGTTAATGAAATGTAATTCAGATGCTTTTGACAGGCTGCGAGATGAAATTAACTACATGACCATGTACATACATTTACTCTGTAAATACATAAACTCATGCCCCATCAGGGCCACTCTACCTTAGAAGACACATAATTTGGAGCAGAAGacattaattttttcacttttctccaTACATCTTGTCTGCTTGGGGGGGGTGGAGTAACCTCTCCTATGTTGAGAAACTCGGACAGAAGAGTTCAAAATGTGTTCACGTTAAAGATAAAATCTTTTCTCtccttaaaacttttttttttttctttttttttccttgcagcatGTCATCTCTGGACCCTTCAAACTGTTCCCAGCTTACAAAAGACATCTTATATGCCAAAGCAAAGCAGGCTTTCTCAAAGGAACGTTATTCAGAGGCTTACTATAACATCATTGTGCCATATTTAGGTATGGAGGAGAAGAGTCTGTGGTGGGGAGAGAGACAAGGCTCAGCCAAAAGCTGAGGAGGTATCAGGTATCACCCAAGGTGTCTGAATTTTCAAAGCCAAGTTGTTGTAAGTTTTGGAGAGCttgggtcttttccaacttgcAGATTGCCTAAAATCTGTGTCAAACATTCTGTACCTAATCAATTGTTGGGGTATCACAGGGAAAATCCAGTTTATGACTTGTGGGTCAGATTTGGTAGATCCAGGAGAAATCAAGCTGCTAATGCTTAACCTTTGTCTCACAGGCCTTCTCCATGTCACAAAACACAGTTTGTTTTCCCTGTCAAGTCaagaatttatttataaacTCTTCCTAACCCTCTGTCAGGCCTCTGGTGTTGTCACAGATGGCTTTAGTGGCTGAGATAACACCTCCCTGCTACAGTCAAGTGTCATCCATATATTTTGTAGCTGGAACTCCTCCTGTTAGCAACCCCAACCTAAGAAATTTTGGAGACATCATTGTAGCTCCAGCTCCTACAGGTTCTCAGCACTGCTCACTTGGGGGCAGGCACTGAtaaactttctctttttgctcCCAGGGGGTGCTCCTGCTGAGGATCTCAGAGCTCTGAGCCAAGAAAATGTGCAGATGAACATCACCACTTTGGTGAAGCTGAGAAGAGACTCTTTGATGGTGAGCTGAACCTTCACAGTGTTTGACCTCTTGCACTCCTGGAGTAGGTTTTGCTAAGTAGTTGGTTTTGGTGCAAATCAGGAATCACTCCATTGCATTCAGGAAGTGGAGAAACCAGCCTGAAACTTCTTCAAAATGCTAAGGCAGCCTTCCTGGGCAGTGTCATCAGAGTGTCCTGGGCTGTTCCCCAGACAACAGTCCCCCAGCTGTGTGACAAATCTTCTAACAGGAGGGTtagcagcagcatcagcagtTTGGAGGACAGCTCAGTGATTTGGGCAGGGACTGGGGCCCCAAATTGGGCATCAgaagaccagaaaaaaaggctttggggAACCACCCTCTTCATTCCCCTGACCTAAGGCCAAGAGTGTCCCAACTGAAACCACTGAccagaaatttttcttccttatttttcacaCTTCTGCTAATAGAAACCCCACCAGCTCCCAGGGCAGAGGTTATTGTGTCCATTCCTTGCTCCTGTAATTCTTGCTGTCTGATTCCTCCTAGAGCCTGACACCTTCTGAGGTTCAGGGCTTGCTGGGGAAGATGAATCTTTGTGACCTGAAGGCCTGGGAGTACAAATCCCCCATCCGGGAGTGGATCCGAATGCAGCGACAACCAGACCTGGATAAACTGGGAATTGGGCTGACTGGGGGCATACCAGTAGGCTACATCAACGTTGTCACCCCCAAATTTGACCGTAGGTACCATGTTGGGGCCTCTGATTGCTGTGGTTTAAATTTAGGGGGGCCTGGGGGTGacaacaaggaggaaaaaacctgcCTTTTGGAGGCAAAGTGCTGTCGGTTGTCTGTAGAGGAAATGAGGGCACCAAGCTTGAAGCAGCAGGGGCCTTGGGTAGGGCTGCCAAACAGCTCTGGTTCTGCTCTCAGCAGGGCCCTGGAAAGTCCTGCTGGCTGCTCTTGTgctgaaaggagaggagggagaagagaggagaagggaagaaggaggagaggaaaaggaatggaggagaagggaaggagaaggaggagaagggaatgagaaggaggaggagtagaggaggaggaaggaggagaagaggagaaggagtagaggagaaggaaggaggagaagaggagaagggagaagagaggagaagggagaagagaaggagaagggagaaagaagagaaggggaagggagaaagaagagaaggggaagggagaaagaagagaaggggaagggagaaagaagagaaggggaagggaggaagaaggagaggggagaagaaaaggagaggggagaagaaaaggagaggggagaagaaaaggagaggggagaagaaaaggagaggggagaagaaaaggagaggggagaagaaaaggagaggggagaagaaaaggagaggggagaagaaaaggagaagggagaagaaaaggagaagggagaagaaaaggagaagggagaagaaaaggagaagggagaagaaaaggagaagggagaagaaaaggagaagggagaagaaaaggagaagggagaagaaaaggagaagggagaagaaaaggagaagggagaagaaaaggagaagggagaagaaaaggagaagggagaagaaaaggagaagggagaagaaaaggagaagggagaaagaagagaaggagaagggagaagaagagaaggagaagaggagagaagttGTTGATGTGGGCTCCTGCAGACCCCTTCCAGTGTCAGTTGTCactccccacccacccagctcATTAAAcccccctgggctgtgctcaCCTCACCCCTCTTTACCATAGTTAGAAAGCCAAACATCATCCCTGGCTGTGGCACAGAAAATGTTCCCCTCCATGGGGGAACGGCTCAGTCATTGATTTCTTTGCACTGATtctcctttttggttttttttttcctccttagaaCCATCCTCAGCCCCCCTGGATGCTGTGGCCATGCTGTtccacctcctgcctgctctgttcATCACTTTCCTGACGATGTCAGCCTTGGGCTGAGAATCTTCCCTCAAGAGAAAGCAAGACCAGGGGGAGCAGCCTGGGTACCTGTCTGGGACAGCCAGGCCTGGGGactgagagggtgctcaggggTAGTTGGCAagcactgcacagccctgggTTCACTTTTAGGtacttttctctttcaaatcactcaaaaaaaaaaaaaaaaaaaaaaaaaaaaaaaaaaaaattaaaaaaatcagtgttgtgGCTGAAGGGAAGACTTCAAACTCTTCAGAGCAGGATCTTTGCTTTTTGAACCCACCAAGCCCAGGTAAGACCCAGCCACGTGACTGCAACACAGGCAGCATCAATATTCTGATGGGAGGGTGAGAAATTTGACTGTTCTGGGTGTTAGTGATTTGTATTTTCTCCAGGAACCTGATTTCTTGACACTGCCAAGGTCTCTGAGCAGGAGTGATTGTAAATGAACCATTGATCTCAGTAAAAAATACCAGAAGCAAACTGAGGAGTTACTGGTGTCTTCTCTTCAGTCAGGCTGCCCACATCTGTGGGCAgaactgggtccagttctgggcccctcagctcaggaaggagattgaggtgctggagcaggtccagagaagagcaaggaggctgggaagggatccagcacaagtcctgtgaggaagggctgagggagctgggggtgttgaggctggagaagaggaggctcaggggagacctcatcactctctacaactccctgaaaggaggttggagccaggggggggtcaggcagatatcagtaggataagagggcacagactaaagaattttttcctaatatccaacctaaacctcccctggcagagctggagctctgccaggggaggtttaggttggatattaggaaaggattctttgcagagagggtgctcaggcattggaatgggctgcccagggaaggggtggattctccatccctggagatatttcaaaagagcctggatgtggcactcagtgccatgggctgggaaccacggggggagtggagcaagggttggacttggtgagctctgaggtcccttccaacccagcccattctgtgattctgtgattctatgatctttgtGTTTGTGGGAATCAGGCCCCATGAAGTGGTCAGGAAGGCCACACATGCCTCTTACTTTTCTTTGGTGTTGTCTGCCCAAAAGCTGTCCTCAGCCTGCTTGTGGGGAGGATATAACAACTCTGTGGAAGAATTCCAACACTTTTCCACTCGTTGGGAATTCCTgtccaaaaaaaacccctcagtaTAACCCATATCCAGCCcttgaaatcctttttttttcccccaggggGAGAACCTGCCTGCAGAGATGTTATAAATGCTCATTGTCCACCCCTTGCAGGAGAACAGGAGGGTCTGGTTTGTCCTCACTGCAGATTTCTGGGTGGCCAGAGACCCTTCCAGTGGTGCTGGGGCACTGGCTGGGGTGGGAGAGAGCCCTGTGGGGTTAAGGCAATCTGCACAGGTCACTGCAGTGATCCCCAGTTCTTGGTTTATTTCTGACTCAACAAATGACAAGCCAGAAACTCCTCAGCCTGGGGAGAACAAAAGTGAAGTGGAAGATGAGGAAGTTGGAGGGAGAAACATTTGTGAaggtgggggaggaggaggcagtagggaatgaagaaaaagcaaaaaggagtaGAAACTAGAATGAACCTAGCTAGGAAAACTGCAATACACACATGGAACACCTCAAAGTCCACGTttggttaggaaaaaaaaaaaaaaaaattgatttctgttttattgTGTGGTATTGCACAGTAAGCAAGAGAAACCATCCTCAATTAACCATCCCTCTAATGAGGCTTTGTGGAGTCTGAGCACATCCTGATCCAGCTCCTGAGCTCATGGAACAGGTTAAAGGGGATGTGTTGGATCTCTGAGCTCTCAGCCTGGGTTGCTGGGCCATATATTCTGCTGGGTTTGCAGCTGCCAGGAACTCAGGCCCCTGGGTGATCCCAGTGGGATCAGCTTGGAAGTAAAACACTCCCCTGTGTGAGTAAAGCTGAAGCTGTCAGTGTGAGTGCACCCAGTCAGAGCAGTGTTCCTGGAAACTGGGGGGCATGGAGTAACTTGTTAGTAAGTACTCATGGGGCTGGAAGAGTACCTGTCCCCAAAATAATAAGGGAAATGCTGTGCTGGAATCAAAGGGACAAAAAATCTGTTCCTTTCCAGGGCTGATGCTTTCCAGCAGGGaatgtggtggttttttgggatGGTGTGGATGAGAGGTGGGATTCCAGGAGCAGGGTTCTGGAGGTCCAaggatcagagcatccctctCAGCAgtgagctgcccagggctgccagcaggacctgcaggaggcaggaggaaagcCTGGATCCTGCACCTTGGGGGAgaaaagagatggggaaaaaaaaaaaaaaatcagattatcCATGCCaaggggagctgggagctgccagggggctgctgctgccttaccagctggaggctgcaggctggggTGTCCCTTGGGGGTCGGTGTTGGGGGCTTTGTCATGCCCCTGGGTGGCTGCTTGGTGGCCTCAGtgggagaaggggctggaggagcacTGGTCTTGCATGGGAATGGTGTGGTCTTGGTGGCTGGGATGATGCTctgggggctggagctgggaatCAGGGTGGGTTTGTGGGGAGGGAGGTTCctgtctgtgggtgctgcaggtgTGGAAGGGGACTTAGGGACAAGGGTGCTGGGAGGGTTGGGGGTGCTCAGGGTGGgagcagggtgggtgctgccccCGGGTGCTGGGGTGGTTGTGGAGAGCAggggggtgctggtggtgaGGGTGGTACCAACTGGGGTGGtactggtggtgctggtggggggGACTGCGTCTGTGAGAGCAGGGGATGGGACAGAGCTCAGAGAGGGGACActgggtgtggggtgggtgggggtggcaTCGGGGAGCCCAACAGCACTGGAGGCAGAGGGGGTGATTCCAGCCAGGGTGGGGGGCTCAGGAGGGGGGGATGTCCCTGGGGGGCTGGGCTCTGGCATCCCCCCTTGCAGGCCAATTCCCAGGATACAATCCAGCTCCCTCTGGGACTGTCTCTTCACCCAGCCCATCACCACGGGATTCTTCTCAGCTTCCTTCAGCTTGGGCAGGTTTACCCCAAGCAGCTTTTTGACATCCCTGATGCTGAGTTTCTGCAACACAAACACAACCATcaccctcctgcctcctctgcatCACCACCAAGTGCCCTCCTAACAGCACTGAGGAGTGAGCCATCCCTTCCAGAAGGAACCATCCCTTCCAGAAgaagtcatcccttccagaagGAACCATCCCTTCCAGAAGAAACCAtcccttccagaaaaaaacatcccttCCAGAAGAAACCATCCCTTCCAGAAGAAACCATCCCTTCCAGAAgaagtcatcccttccagaagaagtcatcccttccagaagaagtcatcccttccagaagAAACCACCCCTTCCAGAAGAAACCActccttccagaaaaaaacatcccttCCACAAaaagtcatcccttccagaagAAACCACCCCTTCCAgaagtcatcccttccagaagAAACCATCCCTTCCAGAAGAAACCActccttccagaaaaaaacatcccttccagaagtcatcccttccagaagAAACCATCCCTTCCAGAAGAAACCAccccttccagaaaaaaacattccttcCAGAAgaagtcatcccttccagaagGAACCACCCCTTCCAGAAGAAACCACCCCTTCCAGAAGAAACCActccttccagaaaaaaacatcccttCCAGAAgaagtcatcccttccagaagaagtcatcccttccagaagAAACCATCCCTTCCAGAAGAAACCATCCCTTCCAGAAGAAACCACCCCTTCCAGAAGAAACCACCCCTTCCAGAAGAAGTCATCTCTTCCAGAAGAAAGttggaaaaggtaaaaaaaaaaaaaaaaaataaatagagcCTTGGTGATGGGATGGGGCTGTGGCCTTGACCCTCAAGCTCAGCCCTGTccttcagcagggaaaaaaaaaaaaaaataaaaaagcagtagCATCCCAAGGAGGTACCTGCAGCTCCTTGGGATTCAGGGCAAGGAAGGTGGCCATGTCCATGTCTATGGCACCCTCAGCTTCAGCCAACTCCTTCAGGTCCTGCACTGGAGCTCCACCTGAAAGAAAGGGGAGGGACACCACGTGCCAACACTTCTGGGGCTTTGGAAAGGGCTCTGGAGCTTGCCAGATGGGGCTCTGGGATGGCTGAAACCCCCCCTGGGTGAGGAAGGGGGGGTCCCAGCTCTGTTGCAGTGGGCAGGGGGGGGAAGGCTGAAGCCCCTACCCAGGAAGGGCTGAATGTGGCAATAATAAGCCCTGGGGGGGCCAGTCTGGCCAGCAAAGgcctcctgggctgctctgtAGAGCTGATCCTTCTGGGCTtgagagcaggaggagatgtCCAGCTTTCCAAGAGTCCTAGAGAAAAGGGAAGGTTCAGAGGTTAAAGCTGAGCCCACCACCCCAACCACAGCTCAACCCAttctggtggtggtgggggggataagggggtccctgcccagggTTCTGGGGGCTCTGGAATTGGGAGCAGGATGCAGCCATCCCACCATGGGGGGGACTCTacatcccccccttcccctggggtCTCAGGGACCTCAGAAGGGTGAAAAAAGAATTCCTCAGGAGTGGTTTTTACCTGATTGCTTCTGGAGATATTttctggagctgcttctccttcaggTGACAGAGCTGGGTCTTCCCACCCATCTTCTGAATCAAGGGTGGTGTCAGGGTGCCCCCCAGCTCCAGGTACCTTCTGATCAGCTGCTGGACCTGGGAAACACAGGGCAGGGGgttgcaggcagggatggaaaatGTTCCTGCTGGAAATCCTGGTGCTgcccaaacccccccagggGCAGTGCCTGCATCCCCAGTGCCTGCATCCCCAGTGCCTGcatccccagtgctcccagtttgGGGTCAGCATTCCCTGGCTGGGCCACTGGTCTGCTGCAGGGGGGGGTTTACCTGGGCAAAACTCCATCGTCCATCGGAGGGGTTGAGCAGGATCCAGAGGGTGTCATTGGATGTCACCTGCCACTTGCTGATCTCCTCCACTGAGTAGAGACGGGACAGaggccccaggagctgcagctgctcctcaggcATCCCTGATGGGTACATCTGTAGGGCCAGGCAGAAAAAGTggtcagggaagggaaaaagagggaaaaatgggCACAGAGGACCCAgccttgcccatcctgcagcccATGCCAAGGGGGGGGCTGTGCAGGGGCTCCTGCCCCCCATCACCTGGTCCATCCTGCTTTTTATGACCCTGATGTAGTCTGAGCTGAAGGGTTGGTCCAGCAGGGCCCTCAGGTTGGCTTTTAAAACCTCGTTGCTCAGGCAGAGGTTGAACTCCTCGGTGGTGTAGTCGATGATTATGAAGGTGTCAGAGATGGTGCTGGCTGTGATGGGGGTGGatgggcagcctggggacaaggaggaCACTTCAGCTCTttgctcccttcccacctgggCCCACAGCACCCCAGAAAAGCCCTGGTTGGGTGCTCATGGAATAGCAACACCTTAGCTCAACCtgtccttcccccccccacagGGTCCCCAGCCTTATTCCTTCAGCCTGTTCCTGAAGAACTTGCTGCTGTGTCCTTTGTCCTGCACAACTCAGGATGCTCAGGTAAGCTGAACCTTTTCCCATCATCACCCACAGGAGCATCCTCTggtgctcagcatcctctggtGCTCATCATCCTCTggtgctcagcatcctctggtGCTCATCATCCCCTGGTGCCCATCATCCCCTGGTGCCCATCATCCTCTGGTGCTCATCATCATCCTCTGGTGCCCATCATCCTCTGGTGCCCATCATCCTCTGGTCCTCATCATCCTCTGGTGCTCAGCATCATCCTCTGGTGCTCATCATCATCCTCTGGTGCTCATCATCCTCTGGTGCTCATCATCCTCTggtgctcagcatcctctggtGCTCATCATCCCCTGGTGCCCATCATCCCCTGGTGCCCATCATCCTCTGGTGCTCATCATCCTCTGGTCCTCATCATCCTCTGGTGCTCATCATCCTCTggtgctcagcatcctctggtCCTCATCATCCTCTGGTCCTCATCATCCTCTGGTGCTCATCATCCTCTGGTCCTCATCATCCTCTGGTCCTCATCATCCTCTGGTCCTCATCATCCTCTggtgctcagcatcctcagcaccctcctggctgctgccccccccagggctgagcaaaCCCCCCCACTAAAGCTGccttctcccacctcccttcTTACTTTTCAGGAATCCCCCAGCTTTCTGCCAGtcctcaccccctccctggagggcACCCAGATGCCAAcaagccctggggatgttctGCCCCTTGCCCAAGAGCTGAGAACTGCTCAGGAATGGCCGCGGGGGAGGGAAATGCTCACGTTCTGTGCCACGTTTCAgcctgggatgggatggagccGAGGCTGCTGCGAAGTCCCCGAGGAGCCTCAAGGGCTTGGAAGGTCCctgagggctgggggtggctgcGATGCTCCTGCCCAAAGCCTCCCGTGCTTCCTGGGGTGGGGAAAGGGACAGAGGGTGCTGGGTCCCAGAGGATTGGAGGGGACGGTGGGACCCTCACCCCCTGCTCTCCAGGACAGGGACCTCACCTGGGCCACCAAGCTCAGCGTGGTCTGGTTCAGAGCCAGCACCAGTGGTCCCAGGCTTTGCAGAGTCCCCAGATCCCAGCTGGAAGGATCCCTGTGGGCcaagggaggagaagggtgGGATGCTGGTGGGTTCcatcacccacccaccccctcaGGTCTCCTCCTCACCCACCCGTAGGCTGTGTCACCCCCCAGGAGGACAGCGTTGAGGGCATCCTCCTGGGCTCCTGTCAGCACCGGGCAGAGCTTCAGGTTCTCCAGGACAGCGGGGGCTGAGGCTGGGATGGTCTCAGGCTCCATGTCACACACCAGTGCCCCCAGGCTCCTCAGCTGCTCGGGgctcagctgcctgctcctcaccccctgGAGGAGAGATCCCAAGCTTGGGGTGATGAGGGTTTGCGGGGGGGTCCCTGGCagccccctcccagcctgcTCCCCACTCACCAGGCAGCTCAGAGccccctggagcagctccttcctctggGATGAGCCCTTGGGAAGCAGCTCCAGGTTCCCACGGGAAGCCCGGGCATAAAAATCTCCACAGGTCCCAGAGTCCACCTTGGCCAAGCTGTGGGGAGCAAGAGTCAGTGGagtggggagggatggggtgatGGGGTTTCCACCAGGAGATCTTTAATcttgatttttgggggggtttagGGAGGGTCATTTGAAGTGGTTGCTCCCTGCTGAGGATGCACCAGGCTGGAGAGGATTCTCCTCTTGTCCTGGGGAGGACATATGGGACAGGGGCCACCCAACCCCATGCACCCCACACCAGCTTGGCCTCATcctcagagggaaaaagggTGAGGAGAGGACCCTCCTTGGCTCCTTGTCCCCATGGCCAGAGGTGGCCACCATAGCCAGGTTTTGGCTCCTTGTCCCCAAGCCCAGAGGTGGCCACCACCTGCCAGCTTTTGGCTCCTTGTCCCCAAGCCCAGAGGTGGCCACCAGCTGCCAGCTTTTGGCTGCTTGTCCCCAAAGCCAGAGGTGGCCACCACACCCCAGGTTTTGGCTCCTTGTCCCCATGACCAGAGGTGGCCACCACACCTTAGGTTTTGGCTTCTTGTCCCCCAGAGGTGGCCACCACACGCCAGATTCTGGCTCCTTGTCCCCAAGCCCAGAGGTGGCCACCACACCCCAGGTTTTGGCTCCTTGTCCTCAAGCCCAGAGGTGGCCACCAGCTGCCAGCTTTTGGCTTCTTGTCCCTAAAGCCAGAGGTGGCCACCAGCTGCCAGCTTTTGGCTCCTTGTCCCCAAAGCCAGAGGTGGCCACCATATCCCAGGTTTTGGCTCCTTGTCCCCAAGTCCAGAGGTGGCCACCATAGCCAGGTTTTGGCTCCTTGTCCCCAAGCCCAGAGGTGGCCACCATATCCCAGGTTTTGGCTCCTTGTCCCTAAAGCCAGAGGTGGCCACCATATCCCAGGTTTTGGCTCCTTGTCCCCAAGTCCAGAGGTGGCCACCATATCCCAGGTTTTGGCTCCTTGTCCCCAAGTCCAGAGGTGGCCACCATATCCCAGGTTTTGGCTCCTTGTCCCCAAGTCCAGAGGTGGCCACCATAGCCAGGTTTTGGCTCCTTGTCCCCAAGCCCAGAGGTGGCCACCATATCCCAGGTTTTGGCTCCTTGTCCCCAAGTCCAGAGGTGGCCACCACACCCCAGGTTTTGGCTCCTTGTCCCCAAAGCCAGAGGTGGCCACCACACCCCAGGTTTTGGCTCCTTGTCCCCAAGCCCAGAGGTGGCCACCATATCCCAGGTTTTGGCTCCTTGTCCCCAAGCCCAGAGGTGGCCACCACACCCCAGGTTTTGGCTCCTTGTCCCCAAGCCCAGAGGTGGCCACCATATCCCAGCTTTTGGCTCCTTGTCCCCAAGTCCAGAGGTGGCCACCATAGCCAGGTTTTGGCTCCTTGTCCCCAAGCCCAGAGGTGGCCACCATATCCCAGCTTTTGGCTCCTTGTCCCCAAGCCCAGAGGTGGCCACCATAGCCAGGTTTTGGCTCCTTGTCCCCAAAGCCAGAGGTGGCCACCACACCCCAGATTTTGGCTCCTTGTCCCCAAGCCCAGAGGTGGCCACCATAGCCAGGTTTTGGCTGCTTGTCCCCAAGCCCAGAGGTGGCCACCATAGCCAGGTTTTGGCTCCTTGTCCCCAAAGCCAGAGGTGGCCACCACCCCCCAGATTTTGGCTCCTTGTCCCCCAGAGGTGGCCACCAGCTGCCAGGTTTTGGGTGAGGGAGAAACCAGCAGAACCTGGATTTTATCTCGGGGAGGGGGAGGTTTCTGTTACCTCCACGTCAGCCCCATAAAGGGGAAGGAAATTCTTGGTGTGTTTGttctccaggagcagctgagctcccCGGGCAGAACTGGCTGTGCAAGGCTCTAAACCTCATCCAGCCCGAGTCACTTGGCACAGCATCCAGCCAAGACGTGGACGTGGTGAGAAACAGGACATCcaccccccccctgcccccaaaAATACCCCCAAGGACCCCCATCCTGCCCAGGGGATGGTTCTGGTACTTACCCAGCATCTTGCTCGGTGGCAGGCAGGATGCAGGTGATGAGCAGGGtggcctggggagggaggaggggacatggggacactcAGCCAAGGGACAAAGGGATTTCAACCCAGGGAATGGGATctgccctcccccccctccccttcagAGCTGTGTCTGGGGGACCATCAGGTTTAGGGTCTCCCAGGCCTTGGTTTGGGGTAGATGGGGAAGGGAGGTggcccagggagcagaggggaggtggtggctttttggtggggacagagggaaCCACAGCTGTCACTCCCAGCACCAGGGAAAATGGCCATCTCCTGGTGtactgggagctactggagCAGCTGGTGGGGACTCACTCACCAGTGTGGCTTTCACCAGGGCTCTGGTGACACCTGTAATGGAGAGGGAACCTGTTAGGGAGCACCCTTGGTAGAGAAATCCCAGGAGGAAGGGGGTTGGGGGATGCTCTAAAGCAGCTCCAGGTATAAAATCTGGGCAGGGCCTTTTCTTTGTCAATTTAAGAATATTTAGCAAAAAGGTGaccaccctgcagcagcccctggggtgTCCTTAGGGTGGGTTTGGAAGCCAAAAAGTGCTAAACCTGCCCCTGGCCATGTGTTTGTGCAGGGTTCtggcatctgtgctgggaaaaAATCCCTGAGGATgttgctgggagcaggaggcagcaccCAGAGAGTGCCAGAaccaaagggaggaaaagcaggggGAGCTGGAGCATCCCCAGTGCCAGGGGGATGGTCCTGGGGTAGGGCCAGGGGGACAAGGTGGAACTCACAGAAGGAGGGGGGGATGCTCAGGGCTGCCCACACCATGGTGTCTGTGTCAGGGTTTTGTCCTTGTAGCTGGGGAAGGTACCCACACAAACCCCTCTGGAGCCAAGGAAGAGGTTTCAAAtcttacagaaaggaaaaaaaaaaaattatttcatcctCCACCTGTTATTAATTCGTCCTGTACAATAATTTG
The sequence above is a segment of the Heliangelus exortis chromosome 17, bHelExo1.hap1, whole genome shotgun sequence genome. Coding sequences within it:
- the LOC139804236 gene encoding mesothelin-like protein encodes the protein MGLTWRSPGGNPITPSLPTPLTLAPHSLAKVDSGTCGDFYARASRGNLELLPKGSSQRKELLQGALSCLGVRSRQLSPEQLRSLGALVCDMEPETIPASAPAVLENLKLCPVLTGAQEDALNAVLLGGDTAYGDPSSWDLGTLQSLGPLVLALNQTTLSLVAQEAREALGRSIAATPSPQGPSKPLRLLGDFAAASAPSHPRLKRGTERCPSTPITASTISDTFIIIDYTTEEFNLCLSNEVLKANLRALLDQPFSSDYIRVIKSRMDQMYPSGMPEEQLQLLGPLSRLYSVEEISKWQVTSNDTLWILLNPSDGRWSFAQVQQLIRRYLELGGTLTPPLIQKMGGKTQLCHLKEKQLQKISPEAIRTLGKLDISSCSQAQKDQLYRAAQEAFAGQTGPPRAYYCHIQPFLGGAPVQDLKELAEAEGAIDMDMATFLALNPKELQKLSIRDVKKLLGVNLPKLKEAEKNPVVMGWVKRQSQRELDCILGIGLQGGMPEPSPPGTSPPPEPPTLAGITPSASSAVGLPDATPTHPTPSVPSLSSVPSPALTDAVPPTSTTSTTPVGTTLTTSTPLLSTTTPAPGGSTHPAPTLSTPNPPSTLVPKSPSTPAAPTDRNLPPHKPTLIPSSSPQSIIPATKTTPFPCKTSAPPAPSPTEATKQPPRGMTKPPTPTPKGHPSLQPPAGAGSRLSSCLLQVLLAALGSSLLRGML